The proteins below come from a single Microbulbifer sp. Q7 genomic window:
- a CDS encoding autotransporter outer membrane beta-barrel domain-containing protein, which translates to MAISAVTSAPPALAEEPIFRSLVVFGDSLADNGNAGVFTNADPQGIYPRQPAVSFLADHLGVPTQNSCFGLGADFGGLIPCAPAPGSPDAQLAQILDSLRVNGPNWAVGGNRTADVLLDLVGPQRFRALFPNTTVADHNVLSTILPDSSRCGADGVCGPAAGESPYLSTPEVLAATAAFNNPAALQALVDDPNNNITLTGVPFATGQGYLSQNMPSRSDLFFLNGGGNNILDGVRAGNLSLMSMERAATFLSTAASELKGAGAKYIVMTNAPRIGRTPAIVAQGQAAIEYANWGTELFNNALRRQLNYDVGNILLLDMEGILELVLQDPVAFGLADINQSATCYINCANPDPVYGANGTDPNPDLLVFYDGIHPTLVGQRVLADYYYETLTAAVGFGVLPDLGYQNLRQHRVNIDHHLMSQRYRDPFTTVFFGASVGYAEPGAGPAISDEQPVWDGFLGMSFAGFEDFEWGLGLSYGGSEYEPDKLFLRSRNVNFSAFARWDDGFWFVDGGLGFSDIQYDDIERSIQLGYSFRHRLDGDTDGEGYNAFIRAGYDASRNLASQMGPFVAVDWTEIDVNGFVERTRPMLTYTDRAGQPRDPLGLWVHGQDREYLRYRAGFFYNSPDAAEHQWFGELWLENTSGDDFADLGIGVKSIYNNWARLPSYRSDNTGFFQSGVGAMVGVSINEKLRVAADVLVRPDDSVGGLSLNYRF; encoded by the coding sequence TTGGCGATCAGCGCTGTGACGAGTGCGCCCCCTGCCCTGGCGGAAGAGCCCATATTCCGCTCGCTGGTGGTTTTTGGTGACAGCCTTGCCGACAACGGCAACGCGGGCGTGTTTACCAACGCCGACCCGCAGGGAATCTATCCGCGTCAGCCCGCGGTTTCCTTTCTTGCCGACCATCTGGGGGTGCCCACACAGAATTCCTGCTTTGGCCTGGGCGCCGACTTCGGCGGGCTGATTCCCTGCGCGCCTGCGCCGGGCAGCCCGGACGCGCAGCTTGCCCAGATCCTTGATTCCCTGCGGGTAAATGGCCCCAACTGGGCGGTAGGGGGCAACCGTACCGCCGACGTGCTGCTCGACCTGGTGGGGCCGCAGCGTTTTCGTGCGCTGTTCCCCAATACCACCGTGGCCGATCACAATGTGCTTTCGACCATCTTGCCGGATTCAAGCCGCTGCGGCGCCGATGGGGTGTGCGGCCCGGCCGCGGGCGAGAGCCCTTATTTGAGCACTCCGGAGGTGCTTGCCGCCACCGCGGCGTTCAATAATCCGGCCGCGCTGCAGGCGCTGGTAGATGACCCGAACAACAACATCACCCTTACCGGTGTGCCGTTTGCCACCGGCCAGGGGTACCTGTCGCAGAACATGCCCTCGCGCAGTGATCTCTTTTTTCTCAACGGGGGCGGTAACAATATTCTCGACGGCGTGCGCGCGGGCAACCTGAGCCTCATGTCGATGGAGCGCGCGGCTACGTTTCTCTCCACCGCGGCCAGCGAGCTCAAGGGCGCTGGAGCCAAGTACATCGTGATGACGAATGCGCCGAGAATCGGGCGCACCCCCGCCATCGTCGCCCAGGGGCAGGCCGCCATCGAGTACGCCAACTGGGGTACCGAGTTATTCAATAATGCCCTGCGGCGGCAGCTGAACTATGACGTGGGGAATATCCTGTTACTGGATATGGAAGGGATACTGGAGCTGGTGCTGCAGGACCCGGTGGCGTTCGGCCTCGCCGACATCAACCAGAGCGCTACCTGTTATATCAATTGCGCCAACCCGGACCCGGTCTACGGTGCCAACGGCACTGATCCCAATCCGGACCTGCTGGTTTTTTATGACGGGATTCATCCCACCCTGGTGGGGCAGCGTGTGCTGGCCGACTACTACTACGAGACACTCACCGCGGCGGTGGGTTTTGGCGTGTTGCCGGACCTCGGGTATCAGAATCTGCGCCAGCATCGCGTTAATATCGATCACCACCTGATGTCCCAGCGCTACCGCGACCCTTTTACCACGGTATTTTTCGGCGCCAGTGTGGGCTACGCAGAACCGGGCGCCGGCCCGGCGATCAGTGACGAGCAGCCCGTATGGGATGGCTTTTTAGGTATGAGCTTTGCGGGTTTTGAAGACTTCGAATGGGGGCTCGGCCTGTCCTACGGCGGCAGTGAGTACGAGCCCGACAAGCTGTTTCTCCGCTCCCGCAACGTAAACTTCAGCGCCTTTGCACGCTGGGACGATGGCTTCTGGTTTGTGGATGGCGGTCTCGGCTTCTCCGACATTCAGTACGATGACATCGAGCGCAGCATCCAGCTCGGATATAGCTTCCGTCACCGGCTGGACGGAGACACCGATGGCGAAGGTTACAACGCGTTTATTCGCGCTGGTTATGATGCAAGCCGCAATCTCGCCAGCCAGATGGGCCCGTTTGTCGCGGTCGACTGGACCGAAATTGACGTGAACGGGTTTGTCGAGCGCACCCGCCCCATGCTCACCTATACAGACCGTGCGGGTCAGCCCCGCGACCCCCTGGGGCTATGGGTACACGGGCAGGACCGGGAGTATCTGCGCTACCGCGCCGGCTTCTTTTACAACAGCCCGGATGCCGCGGAACACCAGTGGTTCGGCGAGCTGTGGCTGGAAAACACCAGCGGCGACGACTTTGCCGACCTTGGTATCGGGGTCAAATCCATCTATAACAACTGGGCGCGCTTGCCGTCCTATCGCAGTGACAACACCGGCTTCTTCCAGAGTGGCGTTGGGGCCATGGTGGGGGTGAGTATCAATGAGAAGCTGCGCGTGGCGGCTGATGTATTGGTGCGACCAGATGACAGTGTGGGAGGCCTGAGCCTGAACTATCGATTCTGA
- a CDS encoding pyridoxal phosphate-dependent aminotransferase yields the protein MMYSPRFSKQSQALHSADADVWAVSDRAHDLADKGEDVIFLCVGDPNFDTPEPILDFARARLGVGRTHYSPAAGEAVLRRAIADIESKVSPHPCSPDDVVVFPGGTNAIFAVLSCLLNPGEQIVIPEPMYIGYVPITDALQLDVRKVACPAQQGFAFDIETIKQAITDDTRAVMINTPVNPTGAMATPEQLRELAAYCRARNVWLISDEMYSMITFARRHTSLRAAAEQLDNVIVIDGLSKSHAMSGWRLGWAVAQGEMVERLIEFAGATIFGVPQFIQEAAAFALEFDTYFVSQMREAYEKRRDLIVERVGRIPGLSCYSPDAGMFVMVDVSEVAESGEAFADALLNAELVSVLPGKPFGPSAVNHVRLTLAAEESELSRALDRIERFVTGGCLKAG from the coding sequence ATGATGTACAGCCCCCGATTCAGCAAACAGAGCCAGGCCCTGCACTCCGCGGACGCCGATGTCTGGGCGGTCAGCGATCGTGCCCACGACCTTGCGGATAAGGGGGAAGATGTCATTTTCCTGTGCGTGGGTGACCCCAACTTCGATACCCCGGAGCCCATTCTCGACTTCGCCCGCGCCCGTCTGGGTGTGGGCCGCACCCACTATTCGCCGGCGGCTGGCGAAGCCGTGCTGCGCCGTGCCATTGCCGATATCGAAAGCAAGGTTTCACCGCACCCCTGCAGCCCCGACGACGTGGTGGTGTTCCCCGGTGGCACCAATGCCATTTTTGCGGTGCTCTCCTGCCTGTTGAATCCGGGCGAGCAGATCGTCATCCCTGAGCCCATGTACATCGGCTATGTGCCGATTACCGATGCCCTGCAACTGGATGTCCGGAAAGTCGCCTGCCCGGCCCAGCAGGGGTTTGCTTTTGATATCGAAACCATCAAGCAGGCGATCACCGACGATACCCGCGCGGTCATGATCAACACCCCGGTCAACCCCACTGGAGCCATGGCAACCCCGGAGCAGTTGCGAGAACTCGCCGCCTATTGCCGGGCGCGCAACGTGTGGCTGATCTCCGATGAGATGTACTCCATGATCACCTTCGCGCGCCGCCATACTTCCCTGCGCGCGGCGGCCGAGCAGCTGGACAATGTGATTGTGATTGACGGCCTGTCCAAGTCCCACGCGATGAGCGGTTGGCGCCTGGGCTGGGCGGTGGCGCAGGGCGAGATGGTTGAACGCCTGATCGAATTTGCCGGCGCGACCATTTTTGGGGTGCCACAGTTTATTCAGGAAGCCGCCGCGTTCGCGCTGGAGTTCGATACCTATTTTGTTAGCCAGATGCGCGAAGCCTACGAGAAACGCCGCGATCTGATTGTGGAGCGGGTAGGGCGTATTCCGGGCCTCAGCTGCTACTCCCCGGATGCGGGCATGTTTGTGATGGTGGATGTGTCGGAAGTGGCGGAAAGCGGGGAAGCGTTCGCCGATGCGCTACTCAATGCCGAGCTGGTTTCGGTACTACCGGGAAAACCGTTTGGCCCCAGTGCGGTGAACCACGTGCGACTGACACTGGCGGCGGAGGAGAGCGAACTCTCCCGGGCGCTGGATCGCATTGAGCGGTTCGTGACGGGTGGTTGCCTGAAAGCAGGCTAA
- a CDS encoding Lrp/AsnC family transcriptional regulator yields the protein MKVDRHNLKILEVLQTNARISNLNLADQIGLSESACLARVKKLTSEKFIREFQAEINLEKVRHAEFYVNVALKRQDSKTSESFRRAINKIEQIVSCVKMSGEFDYMLRFVCPDAADFNRVSEQLLADEDAAITRMTSHLVIEKTKPFTGYPLELLFQD from the coding sequence GTGAAAGTAGACCGCCACAACCTGAAAATTCTTGAAGTGCTGCAGACCAATGCCCGGATCAGCAATCTCAACCTGGCCGACCAGATTGGCCTTTCCGAGAGCGCCTGCCTGGCCCGGGTGAAGAAGCTCACCAGTGAAAAGTTTATCCGCGAGTTCCAGGCCGAAATCAACCTGGAGAAAGTGCGCCACGCAGAGTTTTACGTCAACGTCGCGCTGAAGCGTCAGGACTCGAAAACCAGTGAGAGCTTTCGCCGAGCCATCAACAAGATCGAGCAGATCGTTTCCTGTGTGAAAATGTCCGGTGAGTTTGATTACATGCTGCGGTTTGTATGCCCGGATGCCGCGGACTTCAATCGCGTGTCGGAACAGTTGCTGGCGGATGAGGATGCGGCGATTACCCGTATGACGTCGCACCTGGTGATTGAGAAAACCAAGCCGTTTACCGGCTACCCCCTGGAGCTTCTGTTCCAGGATTGA
- a CDS encoding HupE/UreJ family protein codes for MRRLLLWIALLCTALSASLPSISFGHELRPAALSIVQTAAEQFDVTWRVPARGEMRLSLYVQFDDQTLERSLPSAQMVGGYYVERWAISHPQALVGSTLSIEGLANTMTDALVRISWLDGREQIRRLMPDQTQLQVENRAGMLQVAGTYFVLGIEHILLGIDHLLFVLALVVLVSGGGQLVATITAFTLAHSITLALAVLGVVTVPQAPVEAVIALSIVFIATEILHKLEGRKTLAIRKPWVVAFGFGLLHGLGFAGALSEIGVPEHAIPLSLGLFNIGVEAGQLAFIAGVAALMHLLRRVKPVQLWEVRTGTSITAASALPVAYLVGGLSAWWLIDRTIALVV; via the coding sequence ATGAGACGCCTGCTACTGTGGATCGCCCTGCTCTGCACCGCCCTCTCGGCCAGCCTCCCCAGTATCAGCTTCGGCCATGAACTGCGCCCGGCCGCCCTAAGTATCGTGCAGACCGCAGCGGAACAGTTCGATGTAACCTGGCGAGTCCCCGCCCGTGGCGAGATGCGTCTTTCACTCTATGTACAGTTTGATGACCAGACCCTCGAGCGCAGCTTGCCCAGCGCCCAGATGGTCGGAGGCTACTACGTTGAGCGCTGGGCAATTTCCCATCCGCAGGCACTGGTCGGCAGCACACTTTCCATCGAAGGGCTCGCCAATACCATGACCGACGCGCTGGTGCGTATCAGCTGGCTGGATGGGCGGGAACAGATCAGGCGCCTTATGCCAGACCAAACCCAGCTGCAGGTCGAAAACCGGGCGGGCATGCTGCAGGTTGCGGGAACCTATTTTGTGCTGGGTATCGAGCATATCCTGCTGGGCATCGACCACCTGCTGTTTGTGCTGGCCCTGGTGGTTCTGGTGAGTGGCGGCGGGCAACTGGTCGCCACGATTACCGCCTTTACACTGGCGCACAGTATCACTCTGGCGCTTGCGGTACTGGGAGTGGTCACCGTGCCCCAGGCACCGGTCGAGGCCGTCATAGCATTAAGTATCGTGTTTATTGCCACAGAAATTCTGCACAAGCTGGAAGGGCGTAAGACACTCGCCATACGCAAGCCGTGGGTGGTGGCGTTTGGATTTGGTCTACTGCATGGACTCGGCTTTGCCGGCGCCCTGTCTGAAATCGGGGTTCCGGAGCATGCCATCCCCCTGTCTCTGGGGCTGTTCAATATCGGCGTGGAAGCGGGTCAACTGGCGTTTATTGCCGGCGTTGCGGCACTGATGCACCTGCTGCGGCGGGTAAAACCGGTGCAATTGTGGGAGGTACGTACCGGCACCTCGATCACGGCGGCCTCTGCGCTGCCGGTCGCTTATCTGGTGGGCGGGCTTTCCGCCTGGTGGCTGATCGACCGCACCATCGCGCTGGTGGTTTAA
- a CDS encoding peptidyl-prolyl cis-trans isomerase, whose amino-acid sequence MDLRWIKDPSFQFAAVGAALFALHGLFQTVSPGEGQEIVITQNRIQHLSNVFERGWQRPPGPDELQGLIDEYIREEVLYREAVKMGLDENDTVIRRRLRMKMEFLAKDLVDAIEPTDQVLEAYYSSNIEKYTVPSHYSFEQVFLDSGKRTEVAEDARLVLTKLTAGTDPQTLSDSNLLEFSYDNVSSERIDRLFGSDFSQQFLELETGQWAGPLTSAYGEHLVRISSYEPRHQADFTEIKADVLRDWQQAEQKNILQAQYETLRANYRIRVAAPTAGDAEGAQ is encoded by the coding sequence ATGGACTTGCGTTGGATCAAGGATCCCAGCTTTCAATTCGCCGCGGTTGGCGCCGCACTCTTCGCCCTCCATGGACTATTCCAGACCGTCTCCCCCGGAGAGGGACAGGAAATTGTCATCACCCAGAACCGTATCCAGCACCTGTCCAATGTCTTCGAGCGCGGCTGGCAACGTCCCCCGGGGCCCGACGAGCTGCAGGGCTTGATCGACGAATATATCCGCGAAGAAGTGCTGTACCGGGAAGCGGTCAAAATGGGGCTGGACGAAAACGATACCGTGATACGCCGCCGGTTGCGGATGAAGATGGAGTTTCTCGCGAAAGATCTGGTGGACGCCATTGAGCCAACGGATCAGGTACTGGAAGCGTACTACTCCAGCAACATCGAAAAGTACACCGTGCCCTCCCACTACTCTTTTGAGCAGGTGTTTCTCGACAGCGGCAAACGCACAGAAGTCGCTGAGGATGCGCGACTCGTACTTACCAAGCTCACCGCCGGCACCGATCCGCAGACGCTCAGCGACAGCAATCTTCTGGAATTTAGCTATGACAACGTGAGCAGCGAGCGCATTGACCGGTTGTTTGGCAGTGATTTTTCCCAACAGTTTCTCGAGCTGGAAACCGGCCAGTGGGCGGGGCCGCTCACCTCCGCCTATGGCGAGCACCTGGTCCGAATTTCATCCTACGAGCCCCGGCATCAGGCCGACTTCACCGAAATTAAAGCGGATGTACTGCGCGACTGGCAGCAGGCAGAGCAGAAAAATATTCTGCAGGCCCAGTATGAAACCCTGCGCGCAAACTACCGAATTCGTGTTGCGGCACCGACCGCAGGGGACGCGGAGGGCGCACAATGA
- a CDS encoding cytochrome c5 family protein gives MKSMIHTAVCGILTACVAGFSAIAVSETIEEKYQRACHVCHASGVANAPKVHDPEAWKPRLDKGMDALVSSIKNGMNAMPPGGLCADCTDEEYKALIKFMSEPKQ, from the coding sequence ATGAAATCAATGATTCATACCGCGGTGTGCGGCATCTTGACGGCGTGTGTGGCGGGCTTTTCTGCCATTGCCGTGTCGGAGACCATTGAGGAAAAGTATCAGCGTGCCTGTCATGTTTGCCACGCAAGTGGCGTTGCCAATGCACCCAAGGTACATGACCCGGAGGCCTGGAAGCCGCGTCTCGACAAGGGTATGGATGCGCTGGTGAGTTCCATTAAAAATGGGATGAATGCCATGCCTCCCGGCGGCCTGTGTGCAGACTGCACGGACGAGGAGTACAAGGCGCTGATCAAGTTTATGTCCGAGCCCAAACAGTAA